A stretch of Lysobacter sp. K5869 DNA encodes these proteins:
- a CDS encoding GPW/gp25 family protein, with the protein MTGMDRATGRALDSDAHLRQSIADILCTPLGSRVMRRDYGSRLPELIDQALNEATRTRIYGATATALQRWEPRVRVRRIQLEPGARPGAAELTLTVERIDPGGRRVPASLSVPLPLRLFP; encoded by the coding sequence ATGACGGGCATGGATCGTGCTACCGGCCGCGCGCTCGACAGCGACGCGCACCTGCGCCAATCCATCGCGGACATTCTGTGTACGCCGCTGGGCTCGCGCGTGATGCGCCGCGACTACGGGTCGCGCCTGCCGGAACTGATTGACCAAGCGCTCAACGAGGCCACGCGCACGCGCATTTACGGCGCGACCGCGACGGCGTTGCAGCGTTGGGAACCGCGCGTGCGTGTGCGCCGCATCCAACTGGAACCGGGCGCACGGCCCGGCGCCGCCGAACTGACCCTGACCGTCGAACGCATCGACCCCGGCGGCCGGCGCGTGCCCGCGTCCCTTTCCGTCCCGCTCCCCCTGCGCTTGTTCCCCTAG
- a CDS encoding phage tail protein, which produces MLMALDTFVFSLPTLAYDRLERSTTWRHVAADRLGARPSRQFVGPGDDTIRLSGLIAPELTGMAASLDVLRAMADDGNAYALVEGTGVVYGAFTVGEVNEVKTQFFADGAAWRIEFTMTLTRVDDNRDAERRA; this is translated from the coding sequence ATGTTGATGGCCCTGGATACGTTCGTTTTCTCCCTGCCGACGCTCGCCTATGACCGTCTGGAACGCAGCACCACATGGCGACACGTCGCGGCCGACCGCCTCGGCGCCCGCCCGTCGCGACAGTTCGTCGGTCCCGGCGATGACACCATCCGCTTATCGGGCTTGATCGCACCGGAGTTGACCGGCATGGCGGCCTCGCTCGACGTACTGCGGGCGATGGCCGACGACGGCAACGCGTATGCATTGGTGGAAGGTACGGGCGTGGTCTACGGCGCGTTCACGGTGGGCGAGGTCAACGAAGTCAAAACACAGTTCTTTGCGGATGGCGCGGCGTGGCGCATCGAGTTCACCATGACGTTGACCCGCGTGGACGACAACCGCGACGCGGAGCGGCGCGCATGA
- a CDS encoding phage tail sheath protein: MDDFHHGVRVIEVKGGARTVRAVATSVIGVVCTSTDADAATFPIDRPVVLTDVRRALAKAGKTGTLRPTLQAISDQCNTPTIVVRVPTGSDDAATTSAVIGSAEGASFTGLYALLAAQAQLGVRPRILGAPGLDTQPVAVALAVIAKRLRAMAYVSAAASATKEDAVLYRKNFAQRELMVIWPDFVSFDTTTSTAHNAYATARALGLRAMIDQEQGWHKSLSNVAVAGVTGLSRDVFWDLQDPSTDAGYLNAGDVTTLINSNGYRFWGSRTCSDDPQFAFEPFVRTAHVVADTLAEISGRMVDGPLTTMLVRDILDEGNARFRDWTRRQYLIGGQCWFDDELNSKERLFSGKLSLAHNFTPVPPAEDITLYQSITDTYFQDFANRLVA; the protein is encoded by the coding sequence TTGGATGATTTTCACCACGGCGTTCGCGTCATCGAGGTCAAGGGCGGTGCCCGCACCGTCCGCGCCGTCGCCACGTCCGTTATCGGCGTGGTCTGCACCTCGACCGACGCCGACGCCGCGACGTTCCCGATTGATCGGCCGGTCGTCCTGACCGACGTTCGCCGCGCGCTCGCCAAGGCGGGCAAGACCGGCACGCTGCGGCCGACGCTGCAAGCCATTTCCGACCAATGCAATACGCCGACCATCGTGGTTCGCGTGCCGACCGGCAGCGACGACGCCGCGACGACCAGCGCCGTTATCGGCAGCGCCGAGGGCGCCAGCTTCACCGGCCTCTATGCGCTGCTGGCGGCTCAGGCGCAGCTCGGCGTGCGCCCGCGCATCCTCGGCGCGCCCGGTCTGGATACCCAGCCGGTCGCGGTGGCCCTGGCCGTGATCGCCAAGCGCCTGCGCGCAATGGCCTATGTGAGCGCGGCAGCGAGCGCGACGAAGGAAGACGCGGTGTTGTACCGCAAGAACTTCGCGCAGCGTGAGCTGATGGTCATCTGGCCGGACTTCGTGTCGTTCGACACCACGACCAGCACCGCGCACAACGCCTACGCGACGGCTCGCGCCCTCGGCCTGCGCGCCATGATCGATCAGGAACAGGGCTGGCACAAATCGCTGTCGAACGTCGCGGTCGCGGGCGTCACGGGCCTGTCGCGCGACGTGTTTTGGGACTTGCAAGACCCCAGCACGGACGCGGGCTATCTCAACGCGGGCGACGTGACGACGCTCATCAACAGCAACGGCTATCGCTTTTGGGGCTCGCGCACGTGCAGCGACGATCCGCAGTTCGCGTTTGAGCCGTTCGTGCGAACCGCGCACGTGGTCGCGGACACGCTCGCCGAAATCAGCGGGCGAATGGTGGACGGCCCGCTTACGACGATGCTCGTTCGCGACATTCTCGATGAGGGCAATGCGCGCTTTCGCGACTGGACGCGCCGGCAATACCTGATCGGCGGCCAGTGCTGGTTCGACGATGAGTTGAACTCCAAAGAGCGATTGTTCAGCGGAAAGCTCTCGTTGGCACACAACTTCACGCCCGTGCCGCCCGCCGAAGACATCACGCTTTATCAGTCCATCACCGATACGTATTTCCAAGACTTCGCAAACCGTCTTGTCGCCTGA
- a CDS encoding phage tail assembly protein, which yields MSKSSPAAVAAASAAAAHATAVGSAVITLEQPLKRGDSEITAVTVRRPASGELRGLSMLDLMRMEVDAVHKVLPRVTLPTLTAFDVAQLDPADTAQFAMAIADFFLTRAQRAGSLTA from the coding sequence ATGTCCAAGTCTTCCCCGGCGGCCGTGGCCGCCGCCAGCGCCGCCGCTGCGCACGCCACGGCGGTCGGCTCCGCCGTCATCACCCTGGAACAGCCGCTCAAGCGCGGCGACAGCGAAATCACCGCCGTCACCGTGCGCCGCCCGGCCTCGGGCGAGCTGCGCGGCCTGTCCATGCTCGACCTGATGCGCATGGAGGTCGACGCCGTGCATAAGGTGCTGCCGCGCGTCACCCTGCCGACCCTGACCGCGTTCGACGTGGCCCAGCTCGACCCCGCCGATACCGCGCAGTTCGCGATGGCGATTGCGGATTTTTTTCTGACGAGGGCGCAGCGGGCGGGCTCCCTGACTGCGTAG
- a CDS encoding phage tail tape measure protein yields MSGGDLALKLRLDVLDRTTKPMQQVAAAAQAASRALRETQDKLKGLERAQQQIAGFRRLKNETDASGLALKAAQQKLNAMRGEMQRVGVASERMSRDYAKAERATERLRSAHIRKLQALKSAREGLAASGVEVKRLGEHERRLAHDVAQTTQRVAAQRAELGRLSQQARQAQAAQQRMARSQQRAGALAGAGAGIGAAGATLAAPVAFAVRSYSSFEDAMTGVARQVAGTRDEFGKLTPLYYEMGRELQALSERLPGTAEELAAIAEGAARMGVQGKDNILAFTKSVSILADAFNLPTDEIGESMGKIANLYKIPIANIDDLGDAINYLDDNAQSQGRDIIEVMQRLGGVADKLNYKQAAALGSTFLSLGSAPEVAASAANAMVRELAVATMQGKRFQQGLRALGLDADAVQQRMVNDAQGTILSVLKAIKSLPGKDQLTVTTQLFGKEFGDDAAKLANNLKEYEKQIALTESAKARGSAQREASARANNLSAIWANARDTGRNFASDAGALLAPELRGLGDQLKGATQAARAWIAANPAMAAGLVKAAAAGAVLLSVVGGLALVLAGLLGPLAVIRYGLASLGPALTQAQTALSGLGGRVLPLLMNGARALLPVLGGLSAPVLALLAVLAAVALAVWKYWAPIKAFFIGLWAGFSDALRPVLAELAPLGAILADALSPLRPLWEAVGAALAVVGGWVRDLFTPFQATADQLAGATANGRAFGAVLGSFVAGQVRAVIAVVTTLAGWFKTLFAYSPLGLIAANWDALRGYFVGLWAALQNIVRGGWNVLVGVFTGDGARLRDALGMLWNGINGVFLGWPARFVQFGADMVQGLINGVLGRLDALKSTVTNVAGNVAGWFAKRLDIRSPSRVFARFGDHTMTGLAVGLDRSQSAPLAALTRVTGGMQRAGAALALTTAATAPAVAIDQRPPLAPRAAAVSAAPPPAPIEIHIHVRDTDTGQAIAAAVRAELERIERERAARQRSTYADYD; encoded by the coding sequence ATGAGCGGCGGCGATCTGGCGTTGAAACTGCGGCTTGACGTGCTTGACCGCACCACGAAGCCGATGCAGCAGGTCGCCGCCGCCGCGCAAGCGGCTTCCCGCGCCTTGCGCGAGACGCAAGACAAGCTCAAGGGCTTGGAGCGCGCACAACAGCAGATTGCCGGCTTCCGCCGGCTCAAGAACGAAACCGATGCCAGCGGCCTTGCGCTCAAGGCCGCGCAGCAGAAATTGAACGCGATGCGCGGCGAGATGCAGCGCGTCGGCGTCGCCAGCGAACGCATGTCGCGCGACTACGCGAAGGCCGAGCGGGCGACCGAACGGCTGCGCTCCGCGCACATTCGCAAGCTGCAAGCGCTCAAGAGCGCACGCGAAGGGCTGGCCGCGTCGGGCGTGGAGGTCAAGCGCCTGGGCGAGCATGAGCGCCGCCTAGCGCACGATGTGGCGCAAACGACCCAGCGCGTCGCCGCGCAGCGGGCCGAACTCGGCCGGCTGTCGCAGCAGGCCCGCCAAGCCCAGGCCGCGCAGCAGCGCATGGCCCGCTCGCAGCAGCGAGCCGGCGCGCTGGCCGGGGCTGGCGCCGGCATTGGCGCGGCCGGTGCGACGCTGGCCGCGCCGGTCGCGTTCGCGGTGCGCTCCTATTCGTCGTTTGAAGATGCGATGACCGGCGTTGCGCGGCAGGTTGCAGGCACGCGCGACGAGTTCGGCAAGCTGACGCCGCTGTATTACGAAATGGGCCGCGAGCTGCAAGCGCTGTCCGAACGCCTGCCGGGCACCGCCGAAGAATTGGCGGCGATTGCCGAGGGCGCGGCACGCATGGGCGTCCAGGGCAAGGACAACATTCTTGCCTTCACCAAGTCCGTTTCCATCCTGGCCGACGCGTTCAATCTGCCGACCGATGAAATCGGCGAGAGCATGGGCAAAATCGCGAATCTCTACAAGATTCCGATTGCGAACATCGACGACCTCGGCGACGCGATCAACTATCTGGACGACAACGCGCAGTCGCAGGGCCGCGACATTATCGAGGTCATGCAGCGCCTGGGCGGCGTGGCCGACAAGCTCAATTACAAGCAGGCGGCGGCGCTGGGTAGCACGTTCCTGTCGCTGGGCAGCGCGCCCGAGGTCGCCGCCAGCGCCGCGAACGCGATGGTGCGCGAACTCGCCGTGGCGACGATGCAGGGCAAGCGCTTTCAACAGGGCTTGCGCGCCTTGGGCCTGGACGCGGACGCGGTGCAACAGCGCATGGTGAACGATGCGCAGGGCACGATTCTGTCGGTGTTGAAGGCGATCAAGTCGCTTCCGGGCAAAGATCAACTGACCGTCACGACCCAGCTTTTCGGAAAGGAGTTCGGCGACGACGCGGCGAAGCTCGCAAACAACCTCAAGGAGTACGAAAAGCAAATCGCGCTGACCGAGAGCGCCAAGGCGCGCGGGTCGGCGCAGCGCGAGGCGTCGGCCCGCGCAAACAACCTGTCGGCGATCTGGGCCAACGCCCGCGATACCGGCCGCAATTTCGCCAGCGATGCCGGCGCGCTGCTGGCCCCGGAACTGCGCGGCCTGGGCGACCAACTCAAGGGCGCGACCCAGGCCGCCCGCGCCTGGATCGCGGCCAATCCGGCGATGGCCGCCGGCCTGGTCAAAGCGGCGGCGGCCGGGGCGGTGCTGCTGTCCGTCGTCGGCGGTCTGGCCCTGGTCCTGGCCGGCCTGCTCGGACCGCTGGCCGTGATCCGCTATGGCCTCGCGTCGCTGGGTCCGGCGCTGACCCAGGCACAGACCGCGCTAAGCGGCCTGGGCGGGCGCGTGCTGCCGTTGCTGATGAACGGGGCTCGCGCCTTGCTGCCGGTCCTGGGCGGGCTCTCCGCGCCCGTCCTGGCGCTGCTGGCGGTGCTGGCGGCCGTAGCCCTGGCGGTCTGGAAGTATTGGGCGCCGATCAAGGCGTTTTTCATCGGCCTGTGGGCGGGCTTCTCCGATGCGCTGCGGCCGGTCCTGGCCGAGCTGGCGCCGCTGGGCGCCATCCTGGCCGATGCGCTGTCGCCGCTGCGCCCGCTGTGGGAAGCGGTCGGCGCCGCGCTGGCCGTCGTCGGCGGCTGGGTGCGGGATCTGTTTACGCCGTTCCAGGCCACCGCCGACCAACTCGCCGGGGCGACCGCCAACGGCCGCGCGTTCGGCGCGGTGCTGGGTTCGTTCGTCGCCGGGCAGGTCCGCGCGGTTATCGCTGTGGTGACCACGCTGGCCGGATGGTTCAAAACCTTGTTCGCCTATTCGCCGCTGGGGCTCATCGCGGCGAACTGGGACGCGCTGCGCGGCTACTTCGTCGGCCTGTGGGCCGCCCTGCAGAACATCGTGCGCGGCGGATGGAATGTGCTGGTCGGCGTGTTCACAGGCGACGGGGCGCGGCTGCGCGATGCGCTGGGTATGCTCTGGAACGGCATCAACGGCGTGTTTCTGGGCTGGCCGGCGCGCTTCGTGCAGTTCGGCGCGGACATGGTGCAAGGGCTCATCAACGGCGTGTTGGGCCGTCTGGATGCGCTCAAGTCCACGGTGACCAACGTCGCCGGCAACGTCGCCGGATGGTTCGCTAAGCGCCTGGACATTCGCAGCCCGTCGCGGGTGTTCGCGCGGTTCGGCGATCACACCATGACCGGCCTTGCGGTCGGCCTGGACCGCAGCCAGTCGGCGCCGCTGGCGGCGTTGACGCGCGTGACCGGCGGCATGCAGCGAGCCGGCGCGGCGCTGGCGCTAACGACCGCGGCGACCGCGCCGGCCGTGGCGATCGATCAACGCCCGCCGCTGGCGCCGCGTGCAGCCGCCGTATCGGCCGCGCCGCCGCCGGCACCGATTGAGATTCACATTCATGTGCGCGACACCGACACCGGACAGGCCATCGCCGCCGCCGTCCGCGCGGAACTGGAACGCATCGAACGCGAGCGCGCCGCTCGCCAACGCTCGACTTACGCCGATTACGACTAA
- a CDS encoding phage late control D family protein, protein MAHAIPAWRVTLDGKDLTDRIDPHLLDLTLIESRDGEADQLDLTVLDPDNAMALPRRGVALSVALGWRDGGLVDKGTFTVDEVEHSGPPSVIAIRGRSADLTKPLRIRRERSWHGATLGTVLREIAGEHGLQPRIAPALAGVAVAHLDQTESDVALLARLGKRYDAVATVKAGCLLFAPVGSGRTASGAAIPEATVQRKDCERHRFAYADRDRYSGVRAYWSDREGANRKSVLVGESGNAKRLGETFPNETQAREHAQAEWARVQRGAATFGLTLAVGRPELYPEQRVRVRGFKPEIDGVSWLIAKATHTMNPSEGLRTSLDLEAGGG, encoded by the coding sequence ATCGCGCATGCGATCCCGGCGTGGCGGGTCACGCTCGACGGCAAGGATTTGACCGACCGCATCGACCCGCACTTGCTCGACCTGACGCTGATCGAATCCCGCGACGGCGAAGCCGACCAACTGGACCTGACCGTGCTGGACCCGGATAACGCGATGGCGCTGCCGCGTCGCGGCGTCGCGCTTTCGGTCGCGCTGGGCTGGCGCGATGGCGGGCTGGTGGACAAGGGGACGTTTACGGTTGACGAGGTGGAGCATTCGGGGCCGCCGAGCGTGATCGCGATTCGCGGCCGTAGCGCGGACCTGACCAAGCCGCTGCGCATCCGCCGTGAGCGTTCGTGGCACGGCGCCACGCTGGGCACGGTGCTGCGGGAGATTGCGGGCGAACATGGCTTGCAGCCCCGTATCGCGCCCGCGCTGGCCGGCGTCGCCGTCGCGCACCTAGACCAAACCGAAAGCGACGTGGCGCTGTTGGCTCGCCTGGGCAAGCGCTATGACGCCGTGGCGACGGTCAAAGCCGGGTGCCTGCTGTTCGCGCCGGTCGGCAGCGGGCGCACCGCAAGCGGCGCCGCGATCCCGGAAGCCACCGTGCAGCGCAAGGACTGCGAGCGGCACCGCTTCGCCTACGCCGACCGCGACCGCTACAGCGGCGTGCGCGCGTACTGGTCCGACCGCGAGGGGGCGAACCGCAAATCCGTCCTGGTCGGCGAGAGTGGGAACGCGAAGCGCTTGGGCGAAACGTTCCCGAACGAAACGCAGGCCCGCGAACATGCGCAAGCCGAATGGGCGCGCGTGCAGCGCGGCGCGGCGACGTTCGGCCTAACCCTGGCGGTCGGCCGGCCGGAACTCTATCCCGAACAGCGCGTGCGCGTGCGCGGGTTCAAACCGGAAATCGACGGCGTGTCGTGGCTGATCGCCAAAGCTACGCACACCATGAATCCATCGGAGGGATTGCGCACTAGCCTGGACCTGGAAGCCGGCGGGGGCTGA
- a CDS encoding toprim domain-containing protein yields the protein MRGTLAGHGPLLPEEMNEALVNDIVKRLRNDFGFKSRSGYLQEGKCPECGHKELFTSEAKPNTLKCGRANNCGAWVSVRQLYPDLFEAYSDRNPQTADKPHAAADAYLSESRGFDLSRLRGLYTQEWHRDAELKITTATVRFPLPGGSWWERFIDRAERFGKQKAKFAYGKDRAGEWWQMLDSAQWPAELWLVEGIFDAIALEHHGVAARALLSCNNYPDVALARLRAAYEAAGRPLPVLVWALDGDKAGRDYTAKWHARALADGWKSKAAQIPQSGSQKIDWNDLHLRNTLGPVDLETFLYHGALLVATTPSEKARLMHKRVGRATFYFEHGRRLYWSSFDVKAYDEAREKLKSDSDDMSDDEVRDAALTEALCVSEICNCYPQPLYYQANRLTGESWYYYRVTFPPGPYHGTEIKGTFKSNQLTSATEFRNRLLDLASGAFWDGTTAQVIRIAKATLYGLKTVETIPFIGYAREHGCYVFGDVAVKDGAVYKRNDEDYFDMNKLSIKSLSLSTTLTINRKREDYRSDWLNMIWACYGVKGMVATAFWFGSLFVEQIRAKQQSYPFLEMSGEPGTGKSTLIDFLWKLVGRVGHEGIDPSKSSLAGRIRTYTQVGNLPVVLIEADRGKEDDLKQKKFDWEEIKPMFNGHIGRAIGVKNTGTDTHDPPFRGALLIEQNAPVSASRAVLERIVHMTFDKSLHSRENKAIAEQLAAIDVSEVSAFVLMATQREAEVLRIVNDAAKDYANQLLGLGDMKNVRLAHNHAQMMALVDALKLVAPLTDEQHRATHAALIEMALARQVALDIDHAHVQTFWELYDFLGGDHDGTTLNHSRDPNLIAISLVEFEARVMRAGSRMPCDLSELKSILRTSRARKFVDHKTINSRINNGAKKCWVFQRES from the coding sequence TTGCGCGGCACTTTGGCCGGGCACGGCCCCTTGTTGCCTGAAGAAATGAACGAAGCACTTGTAAACGACATTGTGAAGCGCCTGCGCAACGACTTTGGGTTTAAGTCGCGCAGCGGCTATTTGCAGGAGGGCAAATGCCCCGAGTGCGGCCACAAGGAACTGTTCACCAGTGAGGCGAAGCCGAACACGCTCAAATGCGGCCGTGCGAACAACTGCGGGGCCTGGGTGTCGGTGCGCCAGTTGTACCCCGATCTGTTCGAGGCGTACTCCGACCGCAACCCGCAGACGGCCGACAAGCCGCACGCCGCCGCCGATGCCTACCTGTCCGAGTCGCGGGGCTTCGATCTGTCGCGGCTGCGCGGCCTGTATACCCAGGAATGGCACCGCGACGCCGAACTCAAGATCACGACGGCGACCGTCCGTTTCCCGCTGCCCGGCGGCAGTTGGTGGGAACGCTTCATTGACCGCGCCGAACGGTTCGGCAAGCAAAAAGCGAAATTCGCCTACGGAAAAGACCGCGCGGGCGAATGGTGGCAGATGCTGGACAGCGCGCAATGGCCTGCGGAACTGTGGCTGGTCGAGGGCATCTTTGATGCAATCGCGCTGGAACACCACGGCGTCGCCGCCCGCGCGTTGTTGTCGTGCAACAACTACCCGGATGTTGCGCTAGCGCGACTGCGCGCCGCTTATGAAGCCGCCGGCCGACCGCTTCCGGTGCTGGTGTGGGCGCTGGACGGCGACAAGGCGGGGCGCGACTACACCGCCAAGTGGCATGCGCGGGCACTGGCCGATGGCTGGAAATCCAAGGCGGCGCAGATTCCGCAGTCTGGATCGCAAAAAATCGATTGGAACGATTTGCACCTGCGCAACACGCTGGGTCCGGTCGATCTGGAAACGTTCCTGTACCACGGCGCGTTGCTGGTAGCCACGACGCCGAGCGAGAAAGCCCGGCTCATGCACAAGCGCGTCGGGCGCGCCACGTTCTACTTTGAACACGGTCGCCGCCTGTATTGGTCGAGCTTCGACGTAAAAGCCTACGACGAAGCACGCGAAAAGTTGAAAAGCGACTCCGACGACATGTCCGACGATGAAGTGCGCGACGCGGCGTTGACCGAGGCGCTGTGCGTGTCCGAAATCTGCAACTGCTATCCGCAACCGCTGTACTACCAAGCCAATCGGCTAACCGGCGAAAGTTGGTACTACTACCGCGTGACGTTCCCGCCCGGCCCGTATCACGGAACCGAAATCAAAGGCACGTTCAAGTCCAATCAACTTACGTCGGCGACCGAGTTCCGCAATCGCCTGTTGGACTTGGCGTCCGGCGCGTTCTGGGACGGCACCACCGCGCAGGTTATCCGCATCGCGAAAGCGACCTTGTACGGCCTGAAAACGGTCGAAACCATCCCTTTCATTGGCTACGCCCGCGAACACGGCTGCTACGTGTTCGGCGACGTGGCCGTCAAAGACGGCGCCGTCTACAAACGCAACGACGAGGACTATTTTGATATGAACAAGCTCTCGATAAAGAGCCTGAGCCTTAGCACGACCCTGACCATCAACCGCAAGCGCGAGGACTACCGAAGCGATTGGCTGAACATGATTTGGGCCTGCTACGGCGTCAAAGGCATGGTGGCAACCGCGTTTTGGTTCGGCTCGCTGTTCGTGGAGCAAATCCGCGCCAAGCAACAGAGCTATCCGTTTCTTGAAATGTCCGGCGAGCCCGGCACCGGCAAATCGACGCTGATCGATTTTTTGTGGAAGCTGGTTGGCCGGGTCGGGCACGAAGGCATCGACCCGTCGAAATCCTCGCTCGCGGGGCGCATTCGCACCTATACCCAGGTCGGCAATTTGCCGGTCGTCCTGATCGAAGCGGATCGCGGCAAAGAGGACGACTTGAAGCAAAAGAAGTTCGATTGGGAAGAAATTAAGCCCATGTTCAATGGGCACATTGGCCGCGCGATCGGTGTCAAGAACACCGGCACCGACACCCACGACCCGCCGTTTCGCGGCGCGCTCTTGATCGAACAGAACGCGCCGGTATCCGCGAGCCGCGCCGTGTTGGAGCGCATCGTGCATATGACGTTCGACAAGTCGTTGCACAGTCGCGAGAACAAGGCCATTGCCGAGCAGTTGGCCGCTATCGACGTATCGGAGGTGTCGGCCTTCGTGCTGATGGCGACCCAGCGTGAGGCCGAGGTGTTGCGCATCGTCAACGATGCAGCCAAGGACTACGCTAACCAACTGTTGGGCCTGGGCGATATGAAGAACGTGCGCCTCGCGCACAACCATGCGCAAATGATGGCATTGGTCGACGCCTTGAAGCTGGTGGCGCCGTTGACGGACGAACAGCACCGCGCCACGCACGCGGCTTTGATCGAGATGGCCCTAGCGCGACAAGTAGCGCTCGATATCGATCACGCCCACGTGCAAACGTTCTGGGAGCTTTACGACTTCCTGGGCGGAGACCACGACGGCACGACGCTGAATCACTCGCGCGACCCGAACCTCATCGCTATCAGCTTGGTCGAGTTTGAGGCGCGGGTCATGCGCGCCGGCAGTCGGATGCCCTGCGACCTGTCCGAACTCAAATCCATTTTGCGCACATCGCGTGCGCGCAAGTTCGTCGATCACAAGACGATCAATTCCCGTATCAACAACGGGGCGAAAAAGTGCTGGGTGTTCCAGCGCGAATCCTAA
- a CDS encoding helix-turn-helix domain-containing protein — translation MFTIASRLKEERERLGLKQAPMADACGVSRPTQVAYESGNRVPDAAYLALAASLGVDVGYIITGMATAMPRPEEVELLRRYRSASAEYRNAAMAVLGAALQPMMAAQAPNDQQTRGGAVVGGDVHGQVLSGNQTIGSQTLHIGGAGQKAKKKGATK, via the coding sequence TTGTTTACTATCGCAAGTCGCCTCAAGGAAGAACGTGAACGCCTGGGGCTCAAGCAGGCCCCGATGGCGGACGCGTGCGGCGTATCCCGTCCTACTCAGGTCGCATACGAAAGCGGCAACCGCGTTCCCGACGCGGCCTATCTCGCGCTTGCCGCGTCGCTGGGTGTGGACGTGGGTTACATCATCACGGGCATGGCAACCGCGATGCCGCGTCCCGAGGAAGTCGAGTTGTTGCGACGCTACCGCAGCGCGTCAGCGGAATATCGCAATGCAGCGATGGCCGTCCTTGGCGCCGCGCTGCAACCGATGATGGCGGCGCAGGCTCCGAACGATCAGCAAACGCGAGGCGGCGCAGTCGTTGGCGGCGACGTTCACGGACAAGTTTTGTCGGGCAATCAGACCATCGGAAGCCAAACTTTGCACATCGGCGGCGCCGGCCAGAAGGCCAAAAAAAAGGGCGCGACGAAGTGA
- a CDS encoding phage major tail tube protein: MALPAVLSNFHVFHNGTSYAGLVTEVELPPLVRSMTPYLAGGMSGPVDLDNGPDGPIEFGWKCGGLVVDVLRQYGAVRHDAVQIRFAGAYQRADTGEVLAVEIVVRGRHKEIALGTAKVGEQTEFAIKTTCSYYRLTVNGATEIECDRLSMIEIVGGVDRLAQRRAALGL; encoded by the coding sequence ATGGCACTGCCTGCTGTACTGAGTAATTTTCATGTGTTCCACAACGGCACCAGCTACGCCGGCTTGGTGACCGAGGTCGAATTGCCGCCGCTGGTGCGCAGCATGACGCCGTATTTGGCCGGTGGCATGTCCGGCCCCGTCGATCTGGACAACGGCCCCGATGGCCCGATTGAGTTCGGATGGAAGTGCGGCGGCTTGGTCGTGGACGTGCTGCGCCAGTACGGCGCCGTTCGCCACGACGCGGTGCAGATTCGGTTCGCGGGCGCCTACCAGCGCGCCGATACCGGCGAAGTGCTTGCGGTGGAAATCGTCGTGCGCGGCCGGCACAAGGAAATCGCGCTGGGCACGGCGAAGGTTGGCGAACAAACCGAATTCGCCATCAAGACCACGTGCAGTTACTACCGCCTCACCGTCAACGGTGCGACCGAGATCGAGTGCGACCGCCTTTCGATGATCGAAATCGTCGGCGGCGTGGATCGGCTCGCGCAGCGCCGCGCCGCGCTCGGCCTGTAA
- a CDS encoding ogr/Delta-like zinc finger family protein has translation MSRIVTMLCPHCEVIAYVRSSQPMTALYRQLVFRCSNDLCGHVFVADLVAVRTVSPSACPNPEITLPFAKTVKLRNLSLQLELAFRDAANDPA, from the coding sequence GTGAGCCGCATCGTCACGATGCTGTGCCCGCACTGCGAAGTCATCGCCTATGTGCGCTCCAGCCAACCCATGACGGCGCTTTATCGTCAACTTGTGTTCCGGTGCAGTAACGATCTGTGCGGGCATGTGTTTGTCGCGGACCTTGTGGCCGTTCGCACCGTCTCGCCGTCCGCTTGCCCCAACCCCGAAATTACGTTGCCCTTCGCTAAGACCGTGAAGCTGCGCAATCTGAGTCTGCAATTGGAACTGGCGTTCCGCGACGCCGCGAACGACCCCGCGTAA